The nucleotide sequence TCATCCACACCTCGGATAACGTGGGCCGAACTTTCGAGGAACTTTTTGGTGTTATCTCTACAGACTGCTACAGCTGTCCCCCTGCTTCCTGTTCTGCACCCCGCATCAACATTGATTTTTGCATAGCTCGCAGGGGGGCTTTTGGTTTCCTCCTCCCGTTGGTTGCCACCCTGGGCTGGGTACTGATCTGCTCCTGCTTTCCATTGATCACCTCAAGTTCATTGATGTACCTATCGACAAAATACATGATCACATGTGGGCTCTAAAAGATACCTTCATGGATGGCCTTCCGCCTTGCTGCCCAGATAGCCCATAATGTCACCGAAAGCTTAACAAAGTCAGCATGAGATAACAGCTCCATTAAGGTAAATAGCCAATGTTTGGCCTTTGGCTCCGTTGTTGCTGCCAATTTTTGCAGAAGATCCCCTTCCACTAATGCCCAAGTGCACTTGGCCATTGTACAATCGAGAAGTGAATGTCTCCAAGAGTCGGGATTCCCGCATAGACTGCATGAATTTGACTGTGCCATATGTCTTTGCACCCTGACATCGTTCGTTGGGATCGACTGCTTTGAAAGTCTCCAAAGGAACATCCTCACCTTTCCTGGAACTTTAGTTTTCCACAAGCTCTTCCAGGATCTTTCCTCCATCGGCGCGCTTGATCCCGAGTGGTTCTCCAGCCAAGCTTCTCTTCGAACTTTAGTTGCAACGAGCATGCGATAAGCCGACCTGACCGAGAATAGACCATTCTTTTCAAATTGCCAGCTCCAAAAATCTGGGATATTGCGTGTGCACAAGGGGATACGGAGAATGACCTGAGTGTCCATCGACATGAATACAGACTGCACTTTTTCTCTGTCCCAACATGCTGATGTATTATCTATGAGCTCAGACACAAGCAACGGAGGGTTTTGGGAAATACATCCATAAGGTTTCATCATCTCCCCTCTTGGCAGCCAATTATCCACCCAAATCCTTGTCGTTTCTCCATTACCTATGCGCTTTATTAAGCCAACTTTCAGCGTATCCTGACCCTCTACAATGGCTCTCCAAATCTGGCTAGGATGATTCCCCAAAGGAGCTTCCAAAATCGAGGTATCTGGGTAATATATGCTCTTTAAAATGCGCGCGCTGAGGGATTCCGGCTCCTGCAATAGTCTACAGGCTTGCTTGGCTAACATAGCCAAATTAAAAAGCTCAAAATCCTTAAACCCGAGTCCACCCATGCCTTTTGGTTGGGTCATCGTTTCCCATGACACCCAATGTGGTTTACGCTTGCCTTCTTTGCTCCCCCACCAAAAATTCCGGATCAACATATTTAGGTGTTCACATAGGCCTCATGGCAGTTTGAAATAGGACATAGAGAAGACCGGGACTGCTTGGGCAACAACCTTTACCAAAACCTCCTTGCCTGCCGAAGACATCGTGCTCTCGATCCACCCTTGAACTTTGCTCCAGAGGCGGTCCTTCAAGTATTTTAAAGCACCATTTTTTGATGAGCCTATGTCCGAGGGCATACCTAAATATTTCTCATTTAGAGTCTCATTTGGAACTTGCATCACCGTCTTAACCTCAGTCCGAATACTGTCAGGGACCCCCTTGCTGAAGAAAACCGATGACTTGTTGTAATTAATACGTTGTCCTGACGCCAAACAATACCTGTCCAGTACCAAGTTCACCTCGGTAGCACCCATACTATTTGCCTTGAAGAATAGTAGGCTGTCATCTGTGAATAATAAATGATTCACCTTTGGTGCCGAGGGCGCCACTTGTAAACCACTCATGTTGGATGACTCACTTCTTGATTTTAACAGGCACAAAAGGCCTCTGCTGCTaacaagaacaagtatggagatatCGGGTCCCCTTGTCTGATTCCTCATGTTGGTGTAAACTCCTCCAGCCTCTTCCCATTGAACTGGACTGAAAAGGTGACTGAAGATACCAGCCACATAACAATCTGCACCCatctttgagagaaaccaagtctCAGCATGATTGATTGCAGGTACTCCCACTCAACTctatcataagctttcatcatgtccagTTTCAGAGCACAGGACTGATGTTTCTTCGCTTTATTTCTCTTCATGAAATGCAAGCACTCATAAGCAGTCACAATGTTGTCAGTAATCAACCTACCTGGAACGAAAGCTGACTGCTCCTCTGAAATAATCTCAGGTAAAATGATTTTCAGTCGGTTAGCTATTACCTTGGATGCAAGTTTGTAGAGGACGTTGCATAGGCTAATAGGTCGAAACTGAGACAACATCGTTGGATTTTTCACCTTTGGGATCAAGACAAGCACCGTCTCATTTATGCTTCTCGCTgactccctcccctccactatgtCCATCACTGCTTTGGTTACATCATCTCCACAAATATCCCAATGACGCTGGAAGAAGTGGGCTGGGAAACCATCCGGGCCCGGGGATTTTGTGGGAAACATTTGGAAAAGGGCTTTTTTAACTTCGGCTGGGGTGTAGGGATCATTCAACATATTATTCATACCCTGCGTAACTTTGCAGGGCACTGTTGAGAGGACACTCTCCATATCCTGCACCCCCCAGAAGTGTACAAGTCCTTATAAAAAGTGGTGGTCAATTCTTCCATCTCCTCTATGTCCTCCGTGATCTCGCCCGACTCCTTTTGCAGAGCCTTGATTAGATTTTTCCGTCTCCTCCTACTTGCACATAAGTGAAAGAAGTATGTATTTTTATCTCCATGCATCAGCCACTCGAGACGCGCCCTCTGTCGCCATAAAATTTCTTCGCGGTGATATAGTTCAACCAGGTTTTCTGTTATTTTCAACTCCAAATGATTAGGACCGGATCTACCTGGGAGACCGCGCAACTCCTGTAGCTGGCGCTGCAACTGTGCAATCTGTCGTCTGACGTTTCCGAAGTGCTCACGATCCCAAGCTGACAGATCCCCCGACACCTGCTGCAGTTTATGTCGGACCCGCTCCAGCGGTCGGCCCTGTTCCAGATTCTGTGAGGCCCACCCCTCACCAATTACATCCGCATGCATGGGGTCTCGCTCCCAGCACATCTCGTACCTGAAGCGCCTCGGTCCTCGTGCACCTGCATGCAACGGGTTGAGCTGAAGAAAGATTGGTATATGATCCGAAGAAACCACATGTTTATGTTCTAAGGATGCCATTGGAAAGGCCAGCGACCATGCCGGGTTAGCGACACATCTATCCAGTCATACTCTGGTGTAAGTACCTCCTGTCACTTTTTTCTCAAAAGTCCAGTTGATCCCCTTATATCCTATATTTGACAAGCCACACGTGTTCAGTGCATCTCTGAACGCGTCCATCTGCGCCTGACTTCTGTTTGCAACTCCATCATGCTCGTGCGAGTGTAGCACCTCGTTGAAATCTCCCATGACCAGCCATGGCAGATCATTTGCACCAACTATGCTGAGTAACATGTCCCAGGTTCTGTATCTCTCCGCTGTTTGGGCCTCCCCATAGACAAAGGTGACCCTTGATTTTACATGTGCCAAATCATCAATAACAACATTAATATGATACTTGGAGTAGCCATCAACCACTAGCTTTATTTCATCATTCCAAAAGACACCGAGTCCACCACTTCTACCAGAACTATTGACTGCAAAACTATTTGTAAAGCCTAATGAGCCTGCTAAATTCTCTACACGAGAGCCCTCTATCTGAGTTTCAACAATGCATAAAACAAAGGGGGCAAGTTGCCTCGCTAGATCACGAAGCTCTCAAACTGTCGCGGGTTACCAACAACaaattaggcctcctttggtttgaaggaattttgtaggaatttcataggataggatttttataggaaaaattcctttagagccctttggtttgtaggaatgaaatcctatgcctatgaaggaattcttcctatcctccacatttcatagaaaaataaacattagcctagactcaatggaaaaaatcctataatGTGAATCAAAGGACATCCCTTTTCCTAtgcctactcataggatttgagatgcatgtcatctcatttcctatgactttcctaaGGCCCtttttgattcgcaggatttttaAATCGTAGGAATAGGGAAAGTATAGGGTTAGAGTGGCATGCACACATGAATCCTACAGAATTAGCATGGAGTGTTTGATGGCACAGGAAAAgcaaaggaattgtaaaaagagattggagtggatgttagatttcctataAAATGTAGCACAAAAGATTCCATAGAAAAAATTCCTATGGaatccaatcctatgaatcaaaggaccaacataggaaaaattcttaaggatttcaatcctccagaaatcctatagaattcctttgaatcaaaggagcccttctatgattttcctaccaaccaaaggaggccttaatgttcGTTCCAATCAGCAGCAGCAACCGGAACCTGGGCCAAGCCCAGCCCGTTCGAGAGCAGCCCAAGCTACCCATCCGTGAGAAATGAGACGAGAGGAAGGAAGAAGAGACCTACCCCCGCCGTCACCGCCGCTCCTCTACCACCACTGACCTCCCTCCCACTCCCAGCCGGGCCGGCGATCATGGCGGATGCCGTAGGTGCGACTCCCCTCCTCCCCGGCCTCCCGGACGAGATCTCCATCTGGGAGATTCTCGTCCGGCTGCCCCCCAAATCCGTCCTCCGCAGCCGCGCCGTTAGCCCCGCGTGgcgccgcgccacctccacccGCGGCTTCCTCCTGTCCCACCACGCCCGCCAGCCCGCCCTCCCCCTCCAGTACACCCACAGCATCGTCGCCGACGGCGGCGAGTCCCTGGACGTCGTCCCCTTCGACCACCGTGCAGGGGTCGCCGCCGCCGACCGGTTCCAGTGCGTCGCGCGACTGCAAAGGGCTCCACACTTCTATCATGCTCCCCGCTTCTATCTGGAGGCCTCCTGCGacggcctcctcgttctctcctTCGGCTTTGACGACATCTGCATCTGCAACCTGGCAACTCGACAGTATGCTCCGCTCCAGCAGGTTCATGGATTCAGCCCCGTGGAGCTGTATCCTCACCCCTCTACCGGTGAGTACCGACTGTTGCTGTACCAGGGTGAAGATCAAGATGCCATCTACGTTTTCACAGTAGGCTCCGGCCAGCCGCCGAGGCACATAAGCTGCCCTGATCCGCTCGAACTGCAAGATTGCCCTGGACTCCTGTTCCATGGTAGCCTATATTGGTACATAGGCAACCGGATAATGGTATTCGACACCACCGCCGAGTCGTTCCGGCAGATCCGTGCTCCGGTGGCCAGTGACCACGCCCGACTATTTGAGATGGGTGATATGCTTGGTGTCTCGTCTCTTAATGATGAGGAGACAGCCATTGATATCTGGGTGATGCGGGACTACCAAGGCGAGGTCTGGGATTTCAAGCGTCGGATTGACTTGCCGGCCGCGGAGATCAGGCACCAGTGTCAATGTTCTCTCTCTGAAGAGGATGTGATGGTTGTGCCTGGGGACGGTGAGTTGGTCGTGCTGGTCGGTTGTAATGGCTGGCTGTTTCAGGTTGATGTCAATGGCAAGTTGATTGCTAGTTTCCAACCCAGAGGCCTCAATTCTACTCTATATGTGCTCAAGCAGACTCTTGTTCAACATACCTTTTTTCCGGCACTAGAGGGTTATGTTGTGAATGCCTTGCCTTTTATCTGACCAGATGATTATGTTATCAGCACTTAGAGGGCTGTTCAGTCTGGTGGTGTTTCTTATCGGCCTAGCTCCCCGTATCCACATGAGCTGCAATATGTATGAACTAGATTCCCGGTTATGCTGTCAACTCGTAGCCCTTCACCTGAGAGCTGTTGAGTGTGGTGCTGTTTCTTATCAGCCTAGCTCTCCGTATCAACATGAACTGCTGTATGTATTAACTACTAGATCCAATGTTCTGTTGCAATCCAGTCATTTTCATGATTCCATTGCATCTGGTTAGATATTGAAATGTACTGTTATAATTCTGCCTTTGCGTTGCATCGTTTGGTATTGTATCAATCACTTGACTTTAGTTGCCAACCACTAATGCTTCATGTGGTGTTTAATCTTAAGATAAGCTCGAGAAATGAAACTTGTACTGATTAGCAGAAGAAAGGTTATCATGGTCAGGCTCAGGTCCCAGACTGTGCTCCCATTTTGATTCTGTATAAATGCCAGCCATGCTCTTTTTTTCCTTTACCGGCACAATGATTATGAATTAGGTCCACTATGAGCCTTCTTGTTTTCTTTTTTGATGTGGACAAGTTATGATCAAGAAGCTCTGACTGTTTCATGGTTGTACGAAATTTATACTCGTTAGAATATTCTTTTGGGCTGAAGTGGCGAGCATGTTGATGCTAAAGTTATTGTGTCATTTTGGTTAGCGGTCGAAATAGTGCCTATCGATCTGCCTCATGTCTCCGTTTTTCTCTGAACTGAAGAATTGCCTTGGTATTTTATCGAGTCTTCTTTCTTAAAGATCATCCAGTGGTTTTCTTGATAACTAAATATTTGGTCAATATACATCAGTTTCCTGTTTCCAAGTATTTCTAGCGGATGATTAAATGTGGAAGATGATCCTCTCAGTTTGTTCACTTGCTACTTTCACCTGATTGccattggagcttggagcattgcTCGTTAAATAGAATGGCATGATTGCATTATATTCAGTTTTTCAGTGAAATGTTATGTTGCAATTCATTCATTCTTTATGTGTCCATCACTCCATTGCATCTGGTTAGGTATTGAATTGTTCTGGTATAGTCCGCCTTTGCTGTTGCATTGTTTGGGACTATCTCTGTCATGGTCAGGTTTAGGTCCCAGATTGTGTTCCCCATGACACAGTCTTCACACAGTTTTAGCTCTCAGCCATGTTCCTTTTTCTCTGTAACTGGTGCAAGGCCGTGTTGAGTACGGCATGTATTACATGCCATTCTTGCAGGGTAATTTGCTCAGCTTCTCACATCACTTGTAGGCTACTCATGGTTAATTATCTGTTACTTGCATTCCCCTTCTGGCATGTGTGATAAATATACCTACCGGGGACAAAAAACATTGGAGTGTGTGTGGTTATAATTTTTACTATAGATTCAGTATACAAGTTTAGCAATCTCATACCAATTCTTGATAGTCGATAAAAGGAAAAACTAATCAAATTTTGGTGCTACTTCATGATATGATTTGGGCACAAACCCATAGAGATGCAGTGTGTGTTTATAGTATTATTTTGCTTACTGGAACCTAATGATGTGTCGTATAAATTGGCAGTATGAATGCTAGGAATTCTGAGAATCAATTCTTGGTGTCATGCCTCACCATTGGGTAAGACTAGATATCTGTTATCTCATATTTCAGTTCTAGTATTTGGGTACTTTTGACTCAGCTCTGAATTTCATTCTTTTTCAGGATATGAGAGATGATACTTCCCTACAACTTGCATATTTTAGGAAGCATAAAAGGAAACACAAGGAACAAATGTTGTGAATAACGTGCACAAGCCCAGTGAGCACAATCCACCCGGAAGCATGATACTAACAGATTATCCAAAGTGATCAAGAAAGCTGCAGATCTGGCTGGCTCAGCAGGcaaaaggtatatgtgatctaTATATGGATGTTAAAATATGAAATGCACCTACCTTCTGTTGTTCGCAAGTCTATGGCTGAGATGTTGAAGTCCCCATAGTAAGGATGTTTGTTTGAGTGACTATTCTGGCTTTAGATATCGCAAATTGATAACTATATAGTAGATAGTTACAAAACCAAATTATCATCAAGTATATGCAAATTTACTGCATGTACTTGTTTTAGGGCGAGCCTGTACAGATTATTATCCATGTCTTTGTTATGATCAAAGTATTGATATTAGTACAACGAGCCTTGATGTTTGGCATCCGATGTTCCATGGCCCAACGGTGCAAGACTGTAAATCGATGCCCTCATGCTATTGTCTCTGTGGTTAGTTTTGTTGGGACCAAGCCTAGTAGTTAATGCACTTCATCTTCTTGTGTATATGAGACCAGAAACTTAAGCCACTTCCCTTTTTTACTTAGCCAATTGAGGCCTTAATGATGTATATTAGAGCAGCAAACCAGTTGACTAGTGAAACAAGAAAGTAATGTACAACAATCTAGTTAAAGATCAACTGCTTAGAACATATATACAAGAAGCTTTAATCAACCTACGAACTAACAGGTCCAAATAGCTAGAATTTTCTAAGTAATCATCATGAATCATAGACACCAAAAAGAAGAAACTTACCAGCagattttattaattatattattTTCTTTTTCGGGAAACAACATGGTAGAGGTTGTTGACCTCCTTGGTCTTCTTGGCTAGCCGTTCAGAAATACGGGTCTCCAAATTGCTGTTGCTTGTTGGTGTCTACTTTTCCACTTGAATTCGTGTCTCCTTTTTTATTGGCATTTGTGTCTCTTGCTGATCATGCATTGATGGATCATCTTCGTCATCCTCACTCACCCCATCATTATCCTCACTCTCATTATCAACATATTCATTCCCTTCGTCATTATCCTCACTCTCAGTGTtactgttatgaccggcatattaggggcttagcccagtgggttgtggcccaagttatcttatcgttattaggggcttagcccaattatcttaccGTTATTAGGATcatttgcttaggagtcaagtaaacctctctatataaggaaaggagatgtatcaatctaatcaagcaagtagcaatcattatttgctcggcttcccgaagggagccgggagacctaaccctagccgcctcttgcgtcgccgccgcctctccctctcgcGCACGACGGCGCCTTGCTGCCGGCGACCGCGAGCTTCGCCACGTccagccccctccttcccctacaacctacgccctagaccCGGTAGGGTCCtagctcctaccaatttggtatgaGGTAGCTTGGGTCCGATCATGTTTGCTCCACCACCCACCCAGCTGCTGCCCACCGCGCCGCtgtccaccaccgccgccctctcCACAATGCCGCTCTCCACCGCGCCGCTAGTGCTTTCCACCGCGCCGATTGACTCCACTGCGGGGGCCTCCACCGGCCAATCGCCGCCCCTCCCCGCGCCGCATGCCGCCGTCTACTCCCCGGCGGAGATCACCAGAGTCCTTAATGGCCTCGTCACCGCCATCCAGGGCATCCACCTCTACCTGGCCGGGCCTTACGGGCAGCCGCCGCCcttgccgccggccgccgcgaccGGGCCAGCTGCCCTTTACTGGTACGCGGCCACCACGGCGCCGACCGGCCCCCTACACCACCACTGGCNNNNNNNNNNNNNNNNNNNNNNNNNNNNNNNNNNNNNNNNNNNNNNNNNNNNNNNNNNNNNNNNNNNNNNNNNNNNNNNNNNNNNNNNNNNNNNNNNNNNNNNNNNNNNNNNNNNNNNNNNNNNNNNNNNNNNNNNNNNNNNNNNNNNNNNNNNNNNNNNNNNNNNNNNNNNNNNNNNNNNNNNNNNNNNNNNNNNNNNNNNNNNNNNNNNNNNNNNNNNNNNNNNNNNNNNNNNNNNNNNNNNNNNNNNNNNNNNNNNNNNNNNNNNNNNNNNNNNNNNNNNNNNNNNNNNNNNNNNNNNNNNNNNNNNNNNNNNNNNNNNNNNNNNNNNNNNNNNNNNNNNNNNNNNNNNNNNNNNNNNNNNNNNNNNNNNNNNNNNNNNNNNNNNAGCTGCAGCTCCAGCTGCCGGGCCCATCGACGGCCGCTGCCGTGCCTTCCTGGCCACAGTGTCCGGCCCCGACCCTCGCTGCACGACCACACCACCCGCGTCCGTGCCGCCGCAGCCGCAGCTGCCGGCCCCGCCACCGCCCAACACGGGGCCCAGGTTACCCACGCAGACCGGCGTCCCAATCCAGCAAGTGCGCTTCCCACCGTCGCCATCCCAAATACCGGCCTGGCTGACCGGATCATCGCCGCCACCCGTCTACACGTCGGCGGGAGAACCGCCCGCTCCCACTCTTCAGTTCGGCGACCCCTCCGGCCAGGCGGGGCACTTCTCGGGCCACGGTCATGCTGATCGGGCACCCCACTCCTTGCTGCTTCGCACCTCTGAGCCAGTCGGCCACGGCGCTCCGACTCAGACACCGCCGCGGTTTGCCAAACTGgacttcgccacttatgacggcacgaaagaccccctcaactggctccaCCAGTGCGAGTAGTTCTTTCGCGGGTAGCGCACCCTCGCCTCGGAGCGTACCTGGCTCGCCTTCTACCACATCCGCGGCGCGGCACAGATTTGGTACtatgccctcgagcaggacgagggcagcaagcccccttgggagcgcttccgcgagctctaCCTCCTTTGATTTGGGCCACCGATCCGCGGGAGCCGCCTGGCAGAGctaggccgccttcccttcacctccacggttcaggacttcgccgaccgtttccaggccctggcatgccacgcgtcgggcgtgatggcgcagcagcgggccgacctcttcgtcggtggacttccggatcacatccgcgtggacgtggagcttcggggaccctaggatctccagacggccatgtactacgcccgtgCGTTCGAGCGCCGTGCAGGGGCCATTCAGCAGGCATCACCGTCTCGGGCTGCTGGGCCGCTACCCTGGCCGGAggttcccgcgcagggtcggcctgctcaGGCTTCCGCAGCACCCCTCGCCGCGGccgcggcgcgcccgttccgcTGGCTCACCTTggccgagctactcgagcgtcgccgccaagggttgtgcttcaactgcgacgagccctacacgcccgaccacgtctgcccgcgactcttctacctggaggttgcagactacattgaggaggacgccgtcgccgccgacctagccgccccagctgtcgcgaaggtgtttgacgctggttgatcacctGGAGAAGTTTAGCAAGCGCTTCCCCatcttacagctcgaggacgagctgtttgtgcaggcggggagaagtgttatgaccggcatattaggggcttagcccagtgggttgtggcccaagttatcttctcgttattaggggcttagcccaattatcttatcgttattaggatcGTTTACTTAGGAGTcgagtaaacctctctatataaggagaggagatgtatcaatctaattaagcaagaagcaatcattatttgctcggcttcccgaagggagccaggagacctaaccctagccgcctcttgcgccgccgccgcctctccctctcGTGCACGACGGCGCCTTGCCGCCGGCGACCGCGAGCTTCACCACGTccagccccctcctccccctacaacctacgccctagaccCGGTAGGGTCCTAGCTCCTACCAGTTACATACTCATTCTATTCATCATCATTCATCTTTCTTTTCTTGTTATTACACTTTCTAACAACATAAGAAGCTTTCCTGCTTGAGTTGTGGCGCCTTATTTTCTCAAACACAGCACAAGCAGCATCGAGGACGTCAACACCCT is from Triticum aestivum cultivar Chinese Spring chromosome 1B, IWGSC CS RefSeq v2.1, whole genome shotgun sequence and encodes:
- the LOC123105944 gene encoding uncharacterized protein (The sequence of the model RefSeq protein was modified relative to this genomic sequence to represent the inferred CDS: added 132 bases not found in genome assembly): MAKAATAAAAAPLHSGLPDEIAIWEILVRLPLKSLLRSRAISPAWRRATSTRGFLLSHHARQPALPLQYTHSIVADGGESLDVVPFDHRAGVAAADRFQCVARLQRAPHFYHAPRFYLEASCDGLLVLSFGFDDICICNLATRQYAPLQQVHGFSPVELYPHPSTGEYRLLLYQGEDQDAIYVFTVGSGQPPRHISCPDPLELQDCPGLLFHGSLYWYIGNRIMVFDTTAESFRQIRAPVASDHARLFEMGDMLGVSSLNDEETAIDIWVMRDYQGEVWDFKRRIDLPAAEIRHQCQCSLSEEDVMVVPGDGELVVLVGCNGWLFQVDVNGKLIASFQPRGLNSTLYVLKQTLVQHTFFPALEGYVVNALPFI